TCGAGAATCGGGTTTATATTTACAATCCTAACTTTGCCTTTGCACCGTCAGGAATTTTATCTATCGTTACTTGCACTTTGTCATGTAAAACCTTTCCTGTTGTAAGCCCATGCCAATACGACCCTTTTTGTAATTCACCTACTCCATCAATCGTTACTTCTTTTTCTTTCCCATCCTTATCATAAGCTTTCACCGTATATTCACGGCCTTTATTTCCGCCTAACTCTTTTCCATCATTATCAATAATTGCGTAATGATTCTCTATATCAAGAAATGGGTTCATCTGATCTAATAGCTTACTCCCGCTTAATAAGTATGCCGCCCCTGCGACGATAACAATCATTGCTCCAAAAATAAATCTTTTCATCTATATTCCGCCT
This genomic window from Bacillus anthracis str. Vollum contains:
- a CDS encoding YxeA family protein; translation: MKRFIFGAMIVIVAGAAYLLSGSKLLDQMNPFLDIENHYAIIDNDGKELGGNKGREYTVKAYDKDGKEKEVTIDGVGELQKGSYWHGLTTGKVLHDKVQVTIDKIPDGAKAKLGL